A stretch of Aerococcus christensenii DNA encodes these proteins:
- a CDS encoding YSIRK-type signal peptide-containing protein, producing MEKVNKSVNKKGQRSMHRKRRYGLRKLSVGLVSCALRYIIIFPNVV from the coding sequence ATGGAAAAAGTAAACAAATCAGTCAACAAAAAGGGCCAAAGAAGCATGCACAGAAAGAGACGTTATGGTCTGAGAAAACTATCGGTTGGATTAGTTTCTTGTGCCTTAAGATATATCATAATTTTCCCAAATGTAGTTTAA